The DNA region CTCCTTCTCCGGCGGGCAGCGCCAGCGCCTGATGATCGCCCGCGCCGTGGTGGCCCGGCCCAAGTACCTGTTCTTCGACGAGGCCACGAGCGCGCTCGACGCCGTGGTTCAAGACGAGGTGACGCGCAACCTCGACGCTTTGAATGCCACGCGCATCGTCATCGCCCATCGGGTGAGCACCATTCGCCACGCCACGCGCATCTACGTGATGCAGCACGGCCGGGTGGCCCAGGTCGGCACCTACGACGAGCTGCTCGCCATCGACGGCCCCTTCGCCGAACTGGTGAAGCGCCAGCTGGCCTGACCCTCGCAGAGAAGGCCTGCCGTCAAGGGCCCGACATGGTCGCCGCGCAGTGCGCTCAGTGCTCCTCTTGCGTGTCGAGCACCTTCACTGTCGCGCCATCGGAAAGGTCTTGAACCCCCTGCATGGCGACCTTCTCGCCCGCGGTGAGGCCCTTGGTGACGAGGGCATGGGTCTCGTTCTGGATGGCCACGGTCACCTCACGGCGCTTGGCGGTGGCGCCATCGATCACAACGACGAAATCGCCGCTCTCGCTGTGCCCGAGGGCATTGACGGGCACGAGCACGCCGTTGAAATCGCGAGAGCGCAGGCGCACCCGCACCGCGAGACCGTCGACCAGGCTCGCATCAGACGACGTGAGATCGAACGTCACCTTCACCGTGCGCGTGGCCTCATCCCACGCGGGAATCACCTGGGACAGGCGCGCGGCGTACGACTTTGCGCCCTCGGCGAGGGGCGAGAACCAGACCTGGGCGCCCTTGTGGATGAGCGCAAGCGTTCTCTGATCGACCGAGGCCACAAGGGCCAGCGTCTTGTTGTTGACGATGACGAACAGCGGCGCTCCGCCAGCGGAGACCGACTGCCCGGCCGACACGCTCACGGTCACCACCGTGCCGCTCACGGGCGAGCGCATGGCCGGATCTTCGGCCGACACCCTGAGCTTCTCGGTCTGGGTCAGCGCCTGCGTGAGACTGGTGCGAGCACCGTCGAGCTGGGCAGCCTGCGCTGAGACCTTGGGCGTGCTCGAGCGCGCGAGGCTCAGGGTGTCTTCGGTGGCACGCAACCGCTCGTGCGCCTCTCGAACCCGATCTTCCCCGAGGCGCAACGCGAGCAGGGCCGCCTCGACCTGGGTGTAGGGAACCGCCTTGCCCTTGTAGAGACGCTGCTTGCGCCGGAGCTCAGTGAGCAGCGACTGCTTCTGCAGATCGGTCTCGTGAAGCTGAAGGCGGGCCTGGTTCACCGCCAGCTCCGCCTGGCGAACATTGCTGGCCTGCTGCACCTGCGACAGCGCCAGCTGCTCCTGCAGCTCGATCACGTGCGCGCGAGCGGTGGCCACGTTGACCTCCTGCTCGGCCAGCTTCGCCCGCACCGAAGCGTTGTCGATGTGCAGCAGCGGCTGACCCGCCGTCACCCGAGCGCCCTCGCGCACCAGCACCTGCGACACCACACCCGAGGTCGCCGCGCTCACGCTGGCGCGCTCCTGGGCTTTGAGGTACCCCCCGAACGTGGCCATGTCCGGAAGCGTGCCCGTCTTCACCTCGACCGTCTCGACCCGGGGCA from Pseudomonadota bacterium includes:
- a CDS encoding efflux RND transporter periplasmic adaptor subunit, translated to MTSPRIAFRRFSTGLLVSAALAVTLLSAGCRSRAAAPLPRVETVEVKTGTLPDMATFGGYLKAQERASVSAATSGVVSQVLVREGARVTAGQPLLHIDNASVRAKLAEQEVNVATARAHVIELQEQLALSQVQQASNVRQAELAVNQARLQLHETDLQKQSLLTELRRKQRLYKGKAVPYTQVEAALLALRLGEDRVREAHERLRATEDTLSLARSSTPKVSAQAAQLDGARTSLTQALTQTEKLRVSAEDPAMRSPVSGTVVTVSVSAGQSVSAGGAPLFVIVNNKTLALVASVDQRTLALIHKGAQVWFSPLAEGAKSYAARLSQVIPAWDEATRTVKVTFDLTSSDASLVDGLAVRVRLRSRDFNGVLVPVNALGHSESGDFVVVIDGATAKRREVTVAIQNETHALVTKGLTAGEKVAMQGVQDLSDGATVKVLDTQEEH